A stretch of DNA from Nitrospira sp. KM1:
ACTAAGGAGTAGCCATGCAGATTAAGGCAGAAGAAATCAGCGCCATTATCAAAGAAAAAATCAAGGGTTTTGACAAGCAGGTCGACGTCAAGGAGGCGGGTTCCGTCATCCAGGTCGGAGACGGCATTGCCAAGGTCTACGGCCTCGACGGAGCAATGGCAGGTGAAATGCTCGAGTTTCCCGGCGGTCTCTACGGCATCGCGCTCAACCTCGAAGAAGACAACGTGGGTGCGGTGTTGATGGGTGACGACGTTGGAATCAAGGAGGGTGACCCCGTCAAGCGAACCGGACGCATCGCCGAGATTCCGGTCGGCGAGGCATTGGTGGGCCGTGTGGTTAACGCCATTGGCCAACCAATTGACGGTAAAGGGCCGATCAAGTCCGATCATTCGTCACGGATCGAGGTCGTTGCGCCGGGCGTCAATACACGTCAATCCGTCCGGGAGCCTCTACAGACTGGGATCAAGGCTATTGATGCCATGATTCCGATTGGCCGTGGTCAGCGAGAGCTTATCATCGGAGACCGTCAGACAGGAAAGACCGCGATCGCAGTCGATACGATCATCAATCAGAAGGGCTTGAATGTCTTCTGCATTTACGTCGCCATCGGACAGAAACGCTCGACGGTCGCCCGAGTGGTCAAGACCTTGGAAGAACACCACGCCATGGAATACAGCATGGTGGTTTCGGCCACGGCCAGCGACGCAGCCCCGATGCAGTTCCTGGCGCCGTTTGCTGGCGCCGCAATCGGCGAATATTTCCGCGACAACGGAAAGCATGCGCTGATTGTCTATGATGACTTGTCCAAGCACGCTGTGGCCTACCGGCAGCTCTCGCTCTTGCTTCGGCGGCCACCGGGTCGAGAAGCCTATCCGGGCGACGTGTTCTACCTCCATTCCCGTCTGCTGGAGCGCGCGGCAAAATTGAGTGACCAGCTGGGCGGCGGCAGCCTGACGGCTCTTCCCATCATCGAAACACAGGCGGGCGACGTCTCGGCATACATTCCGACCAACGTCATCTCAATCACCGACGGGCAGATTTATCTCGGAAGCGATTTGTTCTATTCCGGCATCCGCCCGGCCATTAACGTAGGTCTGTCGGTATCACGTGTCGGAGGATCAGCGCAGATCAAGACGATGAAACAGGTTGCCGGCACGCTCAGACTGGATTTGGCCCAATATCGGGAGATGGCGGCTTTCAGTCAGTTCGGCAGCGAACTCGACAAAGCCACTCAAATGCAGTTGGCTCGCGGGGTTCGCATGGTTGAACTTTTGAAACAGGGGCAATACAAACCTATGCCGGTTGCCGATCAGGTGTTGTCGATCTATGCCGGTGTCTCCGGGTTCCTGGACGATGTGCCGGTCGAAAAAGTTCAACAGTTCGAAGCGGATCTCCTGCATTACGTGCAGCAGCACCATCCGGAATTGAAGAAGGAAATCACGAGCATTGGAAAGATCGACGATAAAATCGGCGGCCGGCTCAAAGAGATCATTTCCACGTTTAAGCAGAAAATGGGATTCGGAGCGAAGTAACTCCGGAAGCCGACGCATGCCAAGCCTTCAATCGTTACGCCGGAAAATCGCGGCGTTCAAAAATACGCAGAAGATCACCAAAGCCATGAAGATGGTTGCGGCGGCGAAGCTCAAGCGCTCACAGGACCGCATTCTGGCCGCACGGCCGTATGCCCACAAAATGCGCGCCGTGTTGAGCAATCTCAGCCGACGTGTGAACCGCTCGTCCCACTCCCTCCTGCAGAAGCGCGAAGTGCGACGTGTCGAAGTTCTGGTCGTCACGAGCGACCGTGGGCTGTGCGGCGGATTCAACGGGAACATCATCCGAAAGACGTCGGAGTTCGTGCGTCAATGCGAAGCACGCGGACTGCAAGTCACGCTGAGCATTGTTGGACGAAAAGGCCGCGATTACTTCAGGCGGCGGACGTGGGCAATCCGTCAAGAGTGGACGGGAATCTTCGACAAGCTGAGCTTCGAACACGCGATGGACATTGGCAACGACCTTGTCGAGAATTTTACGAATGGATCCTTTGACGAATTATACGTGGTGTATAACGAGTTCAAATCCGCCATCCAGCAACGGGTGATCGTCGAAAAGCTGTTTCCCATTGATGTGGCAGCCGAATTCGATTCCTCCCAAGCAGAGGCCGTCACCGGGGGAAGTTATTTGTACGAACCCGAAGAACTGGAATTGTTGACGGTCCTTCTTCCCAAGCATTTCCAAGTGCAAG
This window harbors:
- the atpG gene encoding ATP synthase F1 subunit gamma encodes the protein MPSLQSLRRKIAAFKNTQKITKAMKMVAAAKLKRSQDRILAARPYAHKMRAVLSNLSRRVNRSSHSLLQKREVRRVEVLVVTSDRGLCGGFNGNIIRKTSEFVRQCEARGLQVTLSIVGRKGRDYFRRRTWAIRQEWTGIFDKLSFEHAMDIGNDLVENFTNGSFDELYVVYNEFKSAIQQRVIVEKLFPIDVAAEFDSSQAEAVTGGSYLYEPEELELLTVLLPKHFQVQAFRILVESAAAEHGARMAAMDGATRNAGQLIKKVTLYYNKTRQAAITKELMDIVGGAEALK
- the atpA gene encoding F0F1 ATP synthase subunit alpha is translated as MQIKAEEISAIIKEKIKGFDKQVDVKEAGSVIQVGDGIAKVYGLDGAMAGEMLEFPGGLYGIALNLEEDNVGAVLMGDDVGIKEGDPVKRTGRIAEIPVGEALVGRVVNAIGQPIDGKGPIKSDHSSRIEVVAPGVNTRQSVREPLQTGIKAIDAMIPIGRGQRELIIGDRQTGKTAIAVDTIINQKGLNVFCIYVAIGQKRSTVARVVKTLEEHHAMEYSMVVSATASDAAPMQFLAPFAGAAIGEYFRDNGKHALIVYDDLSKHAVAYRQLSLLLRRPPGREAYPGDVFYLHSRLLERAAKLSDQLGGGSLTALPIIETQAGDVSAYIPTNVISITDGQIYLGSDLFYSGIRPAINVGLSVSRVGGSAQIKTMKQVAGTLRLDLAQYREMAAFSQFGSELDKATQMQLARGVRMVELLKQGQYKPMPVADQVLSIYAGVSGFLDDVPVEKVQQFEADLLHYVQQHHPELKKEITSIGKIDDKIGGRLKEIISTFKQKMGFGAK